A window of Procambarus clarkii isolate CNS0578487 chromosome 69, FALCON_Pclarkii_2.0, whole genome shotgun sequence contains these coding sequences:
- the LOC138355921 gene encoding tripartite motif-containing protein 59-like, whose protein sequence is MMDNKPEECSVCFNDYDENQLRPRTLPCGHTFCCQCIDNAIKNGKLTCPSCRAEHAATASTQFPINYAVEAFVRKLKNTQLTTEEVVPAKPYEGPARGISKTLRSMVQEQMSSISCLIISCEEVLSQLGEYQGQLGDWKTHHLQLQDRLYALVEQNKSAMKLLELEDTSVGDMTTQGEEGKTQLQAMLGNLDTVNTPQEVGTTIDTADEYKMKVEDWVRKCQELFPDVKTVHTSVKVQETIREALEMMTTETGATADPLHLGDSASSIMNKVQEITGEIPQKQLTVSFLFSLVVHITRY, encoded by the exons gataacaagccagaggaatgttcagtgtgttttaacgatTATGACGAAAATCAGCTACGACCTCGCACACTGCCatgtggccacacattctgctgccagtgtattgacaatgctatcaagaatggtaagctgacctgccccagctgccgtgctgagcacgctgccacagcctctactcagttcccaattaaCTATGCTGTGGAGGCTTTTGTTAGGAAACTAAAAAATACCCAGCTaacaactgaggaagtagtgccaGCAAAACCTTATGAAGGTCCCGCCAGAGGCATCAGTAAGACATTACGTTCCATGGTGCAGGAGCAGATGAGCAGCATCAGCTGCCTCATTattagctgtgaagaggtactgtcccagctgggggagtaccaggggcagctgggggactggaagactcatcacctccagctccaggacagactctatgctctggtagagcagaataAGTCAGCAATGAaactcttggaactggaggataccagtgtgggagatatgacaacacaaggagaggaagggaagactcagctgcaggccatgttggggaacctcgacacagtcaacactccacaggaggttggcacaaccatagacacagctgatgagtacaagatgaaggtagaagattgggtccggaagtgccaggaactcttcccagatgtcaagactgtccacacctcagtgaag gtgcaggagaccatcagggaggccctggagatgatgaccacagagacaggtgccacagctgaccccttacacctgggagactcagcctccagcatcatgaataaagttcaggaaatcactggagagatcccccagaagcaattaacagtaagttttttattttctctcgtggttcatatcacaagatattga